In Firmicutes bacterium ASF500, a single genomic region encodes these proteins:
- the rhaS_1 gene encoding HTH-type transcriptional activator RhaS: MIRTLIADDDSLIHVTLRSLIDWESCGCTVVQSCAGGNQALSYLMEHPVDLLITDIKMPGMDGLELMRQLRQSGSMPVTVVLSGYDEFELVREAFRLGAYDYLLKGGISRASLTRLLNGLREKVFHTATGSAAGISERAPLELEEGDYVLVLFTVEDFARAAQRFEGNLREQMEKPMLELVHQIRRLQDRVTVRARTPSCYELYYRVQTRTGVQDTVQSLTRQIQGLWHDFMNLDTAAGISAVVSRQQLEEAAACCETLCKLSVLQGPGSVCVQGRYGELVRAYDAQASGCDRLIAALCGEEGDMSDQELGRWFSGLKRLDNKEHIRRCLVLLARLGERLESYSLSFSRVFPERPDFHTLLREFDSKGEREIWLRNTLRRVREACDSQRQERQKSAIQRAREFMQDNFTNPELMLKTVADYVGFSEKYFSTRFTRECGCTFINYLNDLRIRRAQELLVQTDMKIYEISDAVGYSNVEHFNHMFKKKLCISPKDFRKSKI, encoded by the coding sequence ATGATTCGGACCCTGATTGCAGATGATGACTCTCTGATCCATGTGACCCTGCGCTCTCTCATCGACTGGGAGAGCTGCGGCTGTACAGTGGTACAGAGCTGCGCCGGCGGGAACCAGGCCCTGAGTTACCTGATGGAGCATCCTGTTGATCTGCTGATCACCGATATCAAGATGCCGGGGATGGACGGCCTGGAGCTGATGCGTCAGCTGCGGCAGAGCGGGTCAATGCCGGTGACAGTGGTGCTGTCCGGCTATGACGAGTTTGAGCTGGTGCGGGAGGCCTTCCGGCTGGGCGCCTATGACTATCTTCTCAAGGGCGGCATCAGCCGGGCCAGCCTCACCCGTCTGCTCAATGGTTTGCGGGAAAAGGTGTTCCATACCGCCACCGGCTCTGCCGCCGGCATTTCCGAGCGCGCTCCACTGGAATTGGAGGAGGGGGACTACGTCCTGGTCCTGTTTACCGTGGAGGACTTTGCCCGGGCCGCCCAGCGGTTTGAGGGAAATTTGAGGGAACAGATGGAGAAGCCTATGCTGGAGCTGGTCCACCAGATTCGCCGCCTCCAGGACCGGGTGACGGTGCGGGCCCGGACCCCCTCCTGCTATGAGCTGTACTACCGGGTCCAAACCCGGACCGGGGTGCAGGACACGGTGCAATCCCTGACCCGGCAGATCCAGGGGCTGTGGCACGACTTTATGAATCTGGACACGGCGGCGGGGATCAGCGCCGTGGTGTCCCGCCAGCAGCTGGAGGAGGCCGCCGCCTGTTGCGAGACGCTGTGTAAGCTGTCCGTCCTCCAGGGGCCGGGGAGCGTGTGCGTCCAAGGGCGGTACGGTGAGCTGGTTCGGGCTTACGACGCCCAGGCCTCCGGCTGCGACCGGCTCATCGCCGCCCTGTGCGGGGAGGAGGGGGATATGTCCGACCAGGAGCTGGGCCGGTGGTTCAGCGGCTTGAAGCGGCTAGACAACAAGGAGCACATCCGGCGGTGCCTGGTACTGCTGGCCCGCCTGGGGGAGCGGCTGGAGAGCTACAGTCTCAGCTTTTCCCGGGTGTTTCCGGAGCGGCCCGATTTCCACACCCTGCTGCGGGAGTTTGACTCCAAGGGGGAACGGGAAATCTGGCTGCGGAATACCCTGCGCCGGGTACGGGAGGCCTGCGACAGCCAGCGGCAGGAACGGCAGAAGAGCGCCATCCAGCGGGCAAGGGAGTTTATGCAGGACAACTTTACCAACCCGGAGCTCATGCTGAAAACGGTGGCCGACTACGTGGGCTTCAGCGAGAAGTATTTCAGTACCCGTTTTACCAGGGAGTGTGGCTGTACCTTTATCAATTACCTCAACGACCTGCGTATCCGCCGGGCCCAGGAACTGCTGGTCCAGACCGATATGAAAATCTATGAGATCAGCGACGCGGTGGGTTACAGCAATGTTGAGCACTTTAACCATATGTTCAAGAAAAAATTGTGCATAAGCCCCAAGGATTTTCGAAAAAGTAAGATTTAG
- the lacZ gene encoding Beta-galactosidase, translating into MKADLNWLTDPTVFRVNRLDAHSDHVCYESPEEMATGKTSLRQSLDGMWRFAWSKRPADRPADFWQKNFDDFDFGIIQVPGHMELQGYGQIQYINTLYPWDGHAELRPPEIDWEDCPVGSYVREFDLEPGLLGKSVCISFQGAEQAIYVWLNGRFVGYAEDSFTPSDFDLTPYIREKGNRLCVEVYKRSSAAWIEDQDFFRFSGIFRSVYLYARPAVHLADLWLQAGLEEDNTTGTLPVRLLLEGEGSVHMELTHPIQGTLFDGDLELSPEGNYLRSQPFRFENIFLWDHDHPELYQATLTVTALDGTVTEVVPYSIGFRRFELKDGVMLLNGAQLMLNGVNRHEWNPDTGRAIKINDMTAAIDTFKRNHINTVRTCHYPNQTPWYHLCDQNGIYMMDEANLESHGSWQKLGKVEPSWNVPGSLPEWRDCVVDRAKSMFERDKNHVSILFWSCGNESYAGEDILAMADFFRANDPSRLVHYEGVFHCREFDRISDVESRMYASPENIRVYLKNSPKKPFLPCEYMHNMGNSLGGMESYIRLGEEFPQYQGGFIWDYMDQALWRTDVNGRRVLGYGGDFGDRQTDYAFSGNGIVFADGTEKPAMQEVRYWYASPAQRAAHDAANEQAKRALALPTGQTRKSPLRVIHGDGALGVRGEGFEILFSYPEGGPVSLASKSQEWLWRAPRPAYWRAPTENDRGNGFALKSSIWAAADSWQKCENIEILEESGERVCIRFTYTAPALPGLKTDVTYMVEDTGCITAAVHYHGGAGRPELPLFGLRFATPEPVETVEWLGLSGETYPDRKKGGVFGWHQEVPHIPAYLVPQECGCHVDTQAVILRNGSSRLTLEMADRPFAFSAIPYIPQQLEQAAHREELPDPVRTVVTVCGAMRGVGGIDSWSSDVEEAYHISGEADQEFSFSLWL; encoded by the coding sequence ATGAAAGCTGATCTCAACTGGCTGACCGACCCCACTGTGTTCCGGGTAAACCGCCTGGACGCCCATTCCGACCATGTGTGTTATGAATCCCCGGAGGAGATGGCCACAGGTAAAACCTCTCTGCGGCAGTCGCTGGACGGGATGTGGCGCTTCGCCTGGAGCAAACGTCCCGCCGACCGCCCGGCGGACTTCTGGCAGAAGAATTTTGACGATTTTGATTTCGGGATCATCCAGGTGCCCGGCCACATGGAGCTCCAGGGCTATGGACAGATCCAGTATATCAACACCCTCTACCCCTGGGATGGACATGCGGAGCTGCGTCCCCCGGAGATCGACTGGGAGGACTGCCCCGTGGGCAGCTACGTCCGGGAGTTCGACCTGGAGCCCGGCCTGCTGGGGAAATCGGTCTGCATCAGCTTTCAGGGGGCGGAGCAGGCCATCTATGTATGGCTCAACGGCCGATTCGTGGGCTACGCAGAGGACAGCTTCACCCCCTCCGACTTCGACCTGACCCCCTATATCCGGGAGAAGGGCAACCGGCTTTGTGTGGAGGTTTACAAACGCTCCAGCGCCGCCTGGATCGAGGACCAGGACTTTTTCCGGTTCAGCGGTATCTTCCGCTCCGTGTACCTGTATGCCAGGCCTGCGGTCCATCTGGCTGACCTGTGGCTCCAGGCCGGGCTGGAGGAGGACAACACCACCGGCACCCTGCCGGTCCGGCTGCTGCTGGAGGGGGAGGGAAGCGTCCACATGGAGCTCACCCACCCCATTCAGGGGACGCTGTTTGACGGCGACTTGGAGTTGAGCCCCGAGGGGAACTATCTGCGCAGCCAGCCCTTCCGCTTTGAGAATATTTTCCTCTGGGACCACGACCATCCGGAGCTGTACCAGGCAACCTTGACTGTTACCGCCCTGGACGGGACCGTTACGGAGGTGGTCCCCTACAGCATCGGCTTCCGCCGGTTCGAGCTGAAGGACGGCGTTATGCTCCTCAATGGAGCGCAGCTGATGCTCAACGGGGTCAACCGCCACGAGTGGAACCCAGACACTGGCCGGGCCATCAAGATCAACGACATGACCGCAGCTATAGACACGTTCAAACGGAACCACATTAACACCGTCCGCACCTGCCACTACCCAAACCAGACCCCCTGGTACCATCTCTGTGACCAGAACGGCATCTACATGATGGACGAGGCTAACCTGGAGAGCCACGGCTCCTGGCAGAAGCTGGGGAAGGTGGAGCCCTCCTGGAACGTACCGGGGAGCCTGCCCGAATGGCGGGACTGCGTGGTGGACCGGGCGAAGTCCATGTTTGAGCGGGACAAAAATCACGTGTCCATCCTGTTCTGGTCCTGCGGCAATGAGTCCTACGCTGGGGAGGATATCCTGGCCATGGCGGACTTCTTCCGGGCAAACGATCCCAGCCGTCTGGTCCACTACGAGGGGGTGTTCCACTGTCGGGAATTCGACCGCATCTCTGACGTGGAGAGCCGGATGTACGCCTCGCCGGAGAATATCCGGGTCTATCTGAAAAACAGCCCTAAGAAGCCCTTTCTTCCGTGCGAGTATATGCATAACATGGGCAACTCCCTGGGCGGGATGGAATCCTACATTCGCCTGGGGGAGGAGTTCCCTCAGTACCAGGGGGGCTTCATCTGGGACTACATGGACCAGGCCCTGTGGCGCACCGACGTAAACGGCCGGCGGGTGCTGGGCTACGGCGGGGATTTCGGCGACCGGCAAACCGACTACGCCTTCAGCGGCAACGGCATCGTCTTTGCCGACGGGACAGAGAAGCCGGCCATGCAGGAGGTGCGGTACTGGTATGCCTCTCCGGCGCAGCGGGCGGCCCATGACGCGGCCAATGAGCAGGCAAAAAGGGCCCTGGCACTGCCCACCGGTCAGACCCGAAAATCCCCCCTCCGCGTGATCCACGGCGACGGAGCTCTGGGGGTGCGGGGAGAGGGCTTTGAAATTCTGTTCTCCTACCCCGAAGGCGGGCCGGTGTCCCTGGCATCCAAGAGCCAGGAGTGGTTGTGGCGGGCGCCCCGCCCGGCCTACTGGCGAGCCCCCACCGAGAACGACCGGGGGAATGGCTTTGCCCTGAAAAGCTCCATCTGGGCGGCGGCGGACAGCTGGCAGAAATGTGAAAACATCGAAATTCTGGAGGAGAGCGGGGAAAGGGTCTGCATTCGCTTCACCTACACCGCACCCGCTTTGCCGGGACTGAAAACCGACGTGACCTACATGGTGGAGGACACGGGCTGTATCACCGCCGCTGTCCATTATCACGGCGGGGCCGGCCGGCCCGAACTGCCCCTGTTCGGTCTGCGATTCGCCACCCCGGAGCCGGTGGAGACGGTGGAGTGGCTGGGCCTGTCTGGAGAGACCTACCCAGACCGGAAAAAAGGGGGCGTCTTTGGCTGGCACCAGGAGGTTCCGCATATTCCCGCCTACCTGGTCCCCCAGGAGTGCGGCTGTCATGTGGACACCCAGGCGGTGATCCTGCGGAACGGCAGCTCCCGCCTGACCCTGGAAATGGCGGACCGGCCCTTCGCTTTCTCCGCCATTCCCTACATCCCCCAGCAGCTGGAGCAGGCCGCACACCGGGAGGAACTGCCCGATCCCGTCCGCACGGTGGTGACGGTGTGCGGGGCCATGCGGGGCGTGGGCGGCATCGACAGCTGGAGCAGCGATGTAGAGGAGGCCTATCACATTAGCGGAGAGGCGGATCAGGAGTTCTCTTTCTCCCTGTGGCTGTGA
- the fabZ gene encoding 3-hydroxyacyl-[acyl-carrier-protein] dehydratase FabZ codes for MELNIDQIEAILPHRYPFLLVDKIVECTPGERAKGLKCVTANEPFFQGHFPGFKVMPGVLIIEALAQVGAVAILTEEENKGKLALLGGIKNARFKRQVRPGDVLELTCELTARKGPVGFGAVEARVEGKLACKAELTFALTDRPDSSCERAGLLV; via the coding sequence CGAGGCCATCCTGCCCCACCGCTACCCCTTCCTGCTGGTGGACAAGATTGTCGAGTGCACCCCCGGGGAGAGGGCAAAGGGCCTCAAATGCGTCACCGCCAACGAGCCCTTTTTTCAGGGCCACTTTCCCGGCTTCAAGGTAATGCCCGGGGTGTTGATCATTGAGGCGCTGGCCCAGGTGGGCGCGGTGGCGATTCTCACCGAGGAGGAAAACAAAGGGAAACTGGCCCTCTTAGGCGGCATCAAAAACGCCCGCTTCAAGCGGCAGGTCCGCCCCGGCGACGTATTGGAGCTGACATGTGAGCTGACGGCCCGGAAGGGGCCGGTGGGGTTCGGAGCTGTGGAAGCCCGGGTGGAGGGCAAGCTGGCCTGCAAGGCGGAGCTTACCTTCGCCCTCACCGACCGGCCGGATTCTTCTTGCGAAAGGGCCGGTCTTCTGGTATAA
- the lacF_2 gene encoding Lactose transport system permease protein LacF, which translates to MNSLERQRKLFIISSLAIPVFLLVCFVVFPAIDLFRMSFTNWDGLSKTSEFIKFDNYISMFKNPDLWQSLKNNGVYFVVHLCMIPVELAFAVLLNSKLRAAKFYKTMVFLPYIINGVAISYAFSYFFSPVNGAFDGILETIKLGMLTGHGWLSDEKIINFTLAFVSLWRFSGYHIILFMAALQSVNQDIMEAARIDGANSWQLFRYIQTPSIALMVEFVLFDNIRGAMQVFDIPFVMTQGGPGYASSTFTLYTIKTAFTFSNFGLAATMAVAIMLLIILIYIVQNFIIHKFILKEGR; encoded by the coding sequence ATGAATTCCTTAGAACGGCAGCGAAAGCTGTTTATTATATCCTCGCTGGCCATCCCCGTCTTTCTGCTGGTGTGCTTTGTGGTTTTTCCAGCTATCGACCTGTTCCGCATGAGCTTTACCAACTGGGACGGCCTGTCCAAGACCAGTGAGTTCATCAAATTTGATAACTACATCTCCATGTTCAAAAACCCCGACCTGTGGCAGAGCCTGAAAAACAACGGGGTGTACTTTGTGGTCCATCTGTGCATGATCCCGGTGGAGCTGGCCTTCGCTGTACTGCTCAACAGCAAGCTGCGGGCGGCCAAGTTCTACAAGACCATGGTTTTCCTGCCCTATATCATCAACGGCGTGGCCATTTCTTACGCCTTTTCCTACTTCTTCTCCCCCGTCAACGGCGCCTTTGACGGCATTCTGGAAACCATCAAGCTGGGGATGCTCACCGGTCACGGCTGGCTGTCAGATGAGAAGATCATCAACTTCACCCTGGCTTTCGTCTCCCTGTGGCGGTTCTCCGGTTACCACATCATCCTGTTTATGGCCGCCCTCCAGTCGGTGAATCAGGACATCATGGAGGCCGCCCGCATCGACGGCGCCAACTCCTGGCAGCTGTTCCGCTATATCCAGACCCCCTCCATCGCCCTGATGGTGGAATTTGTCCTCTTTGACAACATCCGGGGGGCCATGCAGGTTTTCGACATTCCCTTCGTCATGACCCAGGGCGGCCCGGGCTATGCCTCCAGCACCTTCACCCTGTACACCATCAAGACGGCCTTTACCTTCTCTAACTTCGGCCTGGCCGCTACCATGGCTGTGGCAATTATGCTCCTCATTATTCTGATTTACATCGTTCAGAACTTTATCATCCACAAATTCATTTTGAAGGAGGGGCGGTAA
- the dasC_2 gene encoding Diacetylchitobiose uptake system permease protein DasC, producing the protein MHTLQKPNLRSVLIQAFKHIICIAMVIIVILPILVTVFAAFKTRADMVNTSPLALPPEPTLENFKEVLTNKRLITGLKNTVLILAVSLFFNILLGTITAYIIERFDFRFKKVVVALFFVGMLVPTFVTEIARFKIINGLGLYGSPGAPILIYVASDLMQLYIYRQFLSNLSTSLDESALLDGCDYFQLFTKIIFPLLAPATATVAIIKSITIINDMYIPYLYMPGSKQRTLTTFLMDYANAQQGSWQSLAAGIVIIMLPTIVIYVFFQKYILAGVAAGAVKE; encoded by the coding sequence ATGCATACCCTGCAAAAGCCCAACCTGCGGTCGGTCCTGATTCAGGCTTTTAAGCATATCATCTGCATCGCTATGGTAATCATTGTCATACTGCCCATCCTGGTAACAGTGTTCGCCGCCTTTAAGACCCGGGCAGACATGGTAAACACTTCTCCTCTGGCCCTGCCCCCTGAACCTACCCTGGAAAATTTCAAAGAGGTGCTCACCAACAAGCGGCTGATCACCGGCCTGAAAAATACCGTCCTGATCCTGGCGGTCAGCCTGTTTTTCAACATTCTGCTGGGCACCATCACAGCCTACATCATCGAACGGTTTGATTTTCGTTTTAAAAAGGTGGTCGTAGCCCTGTTTTTCGTGGGGATGCTGGTGCCTACCTTCGTCACTGAAATTGCCCGCTTCAAGATCATCAACGGTCTGGGGTTATACGGCAGCCCCGGTGCGCCGATACTGATCTATGTGGCCTCCGATCTGATGCAGCTGTATATCTACCGGCAGTTTCTGTCCAATCTCTCCACCTCACTGGATGAAAGTGCTCTGTTGGATGGGTGTGATTACTTCCAGCTGTTCACCAAAATCATCTTCCCGCTGCTGGCACCCGCTACGGCCACGGTGGCGATTATCAAATCTATTACGATCATCAACGATATGTACATTCCCTATCTGTACATGCCCGGCAGCAAGCAGCGTACCCTGACCACCTTCCTGATGGACTATGCCAATGCGCAGCAGGGTTCCTGGCAGAGTCTGGCGGCAGGTATTGTCATCATCATGCTGCCCACTATCGTGATCTATGTGTTCTTCCAGAAATACATCCTGGCTGGCGTTGCCGCCGGTGCGGTAAAAGAATAA
- a CDS encoding IS1182 family transposase ISBcl1, with product MVDTESLVPPEHLLRQVDAAVDFEKLYEIVEPLYSEEEGRRSIDPVVLFKIVLLQHLDGNVSLRGTLRRAQTDIAYRWFLRYTLSEELPHFSTVSYNFRHRFTSETIEAVFRWILEEAGSAGALTPAAVFIDGTHIKASANLKKKMKQEVPAAAKRYQEELLAEVNADREAHGKKPLDDEEEPPKAGGKKQDNTSKKKQARRKKAAKKQKTVTVSTTDPECGMFHKGEHERCFAYEAHTACDKSGYVLETVVTPGNVHDSVAFDDVYDKLIQSFPEVETVVADAAYKTPHICKKVFLDGRVLSTAYKRPTTMKGGHPWWSYVYDEYYDCVICPEYHILSYRTTNRDGYREYRSDPKICAQCPTRHLCTKSKSFVKTVLRHIWKGYEELADDARYTPEYKQLYSRRKETIERVFADAKEKHAMRYTVYRGLAQVSNWVRLKFAAMNLKKLARWKARKRFAPPSSTPFSYILFLINVVPCLASLPDRPFFDKLLGPRPFGTGTL from the coding sequence ATGGTGGACACAGAAAGCCTGGTGCCGCCTGAACATCTATTGCGGCAGGTGGATGCAGCGGTAGATTTCGAGAAATTGTACGAAATCGTGGAGCCGTTGTACAGCGAAGAAGAGGGCCGGCGGAGCATCGACCCAGTGGTGCTATTCAAAATCGTATTGCTGCAGCATCTGGATGGGAATGTATCTTTGCGGGGAACGTTGCGCAGAGCCCAGACAGATATAGCATACCGGTGGTTTTTGCGATACACGCTGAGTGAGGAGCTGCCCCATTTTTCCACGGTGAGTTACAACTTCCGGCACCGGTTTACTTCAGAAACCATAGAGGCAGTATTTCGATGGATATTGGAGGAGGCGGGCAGTGCGGGAGCACTGACCCCGGCGGCGGTATTTATAGATGGGACACACATCAAAGCCAGCGCAAATCTGAAGAAGAAAATGAAGCAGGAGGTACCAGCAGCGGCAAAACGATACCAGGAAGAACTGCTGGCGGAAGTGAACGCGGACCGGGAGGCTCATGGAAAAAAGCCACTGGATGATGAAGAAGAACCACCCAAAGCTGGAGGGAAGAAACAGGACAACACCTCGAAAAAGAAGCAGGCCCGGAGGAAGAAAGCGGCGAAAAAGCAGAAAACAGTAACGGTATCCACCACAGACCCGGAGTGTGGAATGTTCCACAAAGGGGAGCACGAGCGGTGCTTTGCTTATGAGGCCCATACCGCCTGTGACAAGAGCGGTTACGTATTGGAAACAGTGGTCACCCCCGGAAATGTCCATGACAGCGTGGCGTTTGACGATGTTTACGACAAATTGATTCAATCGTTTCCAGAGGTGGAAACAGTGGTGGCAGATGCCGCCTACAAGACCCCGCATATTTGCAAAAAGGTATTTCTAGATGGTCGGGTATTGTCTACAGCCTACAAGCGGCCCACGACGATGAAGGGTGGACATCCCTGGTGGTCTTACGTCTACGATGAATATTATGACTGCGTGATCTGCCCGGAATACCACATCCTGTCCTACCGCACCACCAACCGGGACGGATACCGTGAATACCGCAGCGATCCGAAAATTTGCGCCCAGTGCCCCACCCGGCATTTATGTACAAAATCCAAAAGCTTCGTAAAGACTGTCCTGCGGCACATCTGGAAGGGCTATGAGGAACTGGCCGATGATGCCAGGTACACCCCGGAGTACAAGCAGCTCTATTCAAGGCGCAAAGAGACCATTGAGCGAGTTTTTGCCGATGCAAAAGAAAAACACGCCATGCGCTATACCGTTTACCGTGGTCTGGCCCAGGTTTCCAACTGGGTGAGGCTTAAATTTGCTGCCATGAACCTAAAAAAGTTGGCAAGATGGAAAGCCAGAAAGCGCTTTGCTCCGCCCTCCTCCACACCCTTCTCCTACATTTTATTCCTCATTAACGTTGTGCCCTGTCTGGCTTCATTACCAGACAGGCCATTTTTCGACAAGCTGCTGGGTCCCCGCCCCTTTGGGACGGGGACCCTTTAA